In one window of Scylla paramamosain isolate STU-SP2022 chromosome 36, ASM3559412v1, whole genome shotgun sequence DNA:
- the LOC135090977 gene encoding dynein axonemal assembly factor 1 homolog: MERQDEGRGGPRMTKEALKKLCKQHNLYSVPALNDVLYLHFQGYTEIENLEEYTGLRCLWLENNGLRRITGLDHLRNLRSLHLHHNLLTSLAGLQHLASLVTLNVSYNMIRNIEHLSGLVHLETLQITHNRLSSVTCLAPLASCPALSSLDLSHNNLQGPGLALALGEVRSLRCLQATGNPATREVRPYRNTFILTCPELTYLDDRPVFPVDRAAAVAWQSGGVEAERKTRKEWAEREHRRQRECVDDLLKLRQRVLAERAAKQGTPEGAAAPDAPSDMGIYVQDDGHEKIYALTPEAKAWAMKRLKKAEEEELQKEGEVESAHSNSEKVDEPDGKTQETCDVKEKAVQDEESNQSDQSDLYKDEGFKTLLGFLSEGSDDLDYLCTLNNTRNAGKSSDIVQREYLEEVKGISPEDQIEVLFAEDQVEGLSPKHKVEVSCPIDQVNSLSSEDKVEVLSSENHVEGLSPEDSLNDEAFEGTPRYETETGGPKHLEDFHIAQLFNTETQCSNSSGEVGGIGAGFLESRSRFTDAEYDDLGPHLSLPLRYQEEEEEDAEDNEEDDQLFLRSCQNFISAHTATRETPGLLLDAEGEEATCSSLHHHHEQAEEEEEEEEEANQDLFTSSQSIIRNTESNAEPRERDRGSAGAEEHRPPSPNLDSDQYTQAFLRELVARHHATAEDQSDIEEILDNLDLEAEETVPVHPRHPHAHLLHQLANGSEPESGEDEEPITRRPLNGMRLPPRHAGVPVFGERWVEEVRRSILEDADWEEEIESSINTSEEEGSVDDLNVETPEESSLAEDDSSWQDDDSVFEEESVSPASSAGRVAAAEGAAGNAEGNNALDGPPRTQTDSADPRTPPPLPADDEDSNTTSCSSLSLASLHDSPVHAGHIPQASQDPPWAKAGEGNKHRKSSGREGKTGIEDSPHPQFPVRDVSTARGGLGESAATAPAAAESALSCVSSDASGGDAASLQLLKEDHPTPQEIEDIVELEGLVQRPGARSGASKQRGSSCSTRDALRSSHEAFVRGHNITGRREGPGVGWGAPGDWTDHEGEE, from the exons GATGACGAAGGAGGCGCTGAAGAAACTCTGTAAGCAGCACAACCTGTACTCCGTGCCCGCCCTTAATGACGTTCTATACCTGCACTTTCAAG GGTATACGGAAATTGAGAACCTGGAGGAGTACACGGGTCTTCGCTGTCTGTGGCTGGAGAACAACGGACTCAGGCGTATCACAGGCTTGGACCACCTGAGGAACCTtcgctccctccacctccaccacaacctGCTCACCTCCCTCGCAGGCCTCCAGCACCTGGCCAGCCTCGTCACGCTCAATGTGTCGTACAATATGATCAGGAATATCGAACATTTAA GTGGTCTGGTGCACCTGGAGACACTGCAGATCACACACAACCGCCTCTCCTCCGTGACCTGCCTCGCGCCCCTCGCCTCCTGCCCCGCCCTCTCCTCCCTGGACCTCTCCCACAACAACCTGCAGGGACCTGGCCTCGCCCTG GCCCTGGGGGAGGTGCGGAGCCTCAGGTGTCTTCAAGCAACAGGTAACCCGGCCACGCGTGAGGTGCGGCCCTACAGGAACACCTTCATTCTCACCTGTCCGGAGCTCACGTACCTAGACGACCGCCCTGTGTTCCCCGTGGACCGCGCCGCCGCTGTAGCCTg GCAGAGCGGGGGCGTGGAGGcggagaggaagacgaggaaggagtGGGCGGAGAGGGAACATCGGCGGCAGAGGGAGTGTGTGGATG acTTACTGAAGCTTCGTCAGAGAGTCCTGGCAGAACGAGCAGCCAAGCAGGGGACACCAGAGGGCGCTGCAGCACCTGACGCGCCCTCAGACATGGGGATCTACGTGCAGGACGACGGCCATGAGAAGATCTACGCCCTTACTCCAGAAGCCAAGGCGTGGGCGATGAAGAGACtgaagaaggcggaggaggaggagctgcagaaggaaggagaggtggaatcTGCTCATTCTAACTCAGAGAAAGTTGATGAGCCAGACGGGAAGACCCAGGAGACGTGTGATGTGAAAGAGAAGGCCGTGCAGGACGAGGAAAGTAACCAAAGTGATCAGAGTGACTTGTACAAGGACgaaggcttcaagacactcctGGGATTCCTGAGTGAAGGTTCCGATGACCTGGATTATCTCTGCACTCTGAACAACACGAGAAATGCAGGGAAATCCAGCGATATTGTGCAGCGTGAGTACTTAGAAGAAGTCAAAGGGATATCTCCTGAAGATCAAATCGAGGTTCTGTTCGCTGAGGATCAAGTGGAGGGTCTGTCTCCTAAACATAAAGTCGAGGTTTCGTGTCCTATAGATCAAGTCAATAGTTTGTCCTCTGAAGATAAAGTCGAGGTATTGTCCTCTGAAAATCACGTCGAGGGTTTGTCCCCTGAAGATTCATTAAATGATGAAGCTTTCGAGGGGACGCCCAGATACGAGACAGAGACTGGGGGACCGAAACACTTGGAGGATTTCCACATTGCTCAACTTTTTAACACAGAGACTCAGTGTTCGAATTCTAGTGGTGAAGTTGGCGGCATTGGTGCGGGTTTTCTTGAGTCAAGGAGTCGGTTTACAGATGCAGAGTATGATGACCTTGGTCCTCACTTGTCCTTGCCTCTTCggtaccaggaggaggaggaggaggacgcggaGGACAACGAGGAGGATGACCAATTATTCCTGAGGAGTTGTCAGAACTTCATCAGTGCACACACGGCGACTAGAGAGACTCCCGGGCTGCTCCTGGAcgctgagggagaggaggctacttgctcttcccttcaccaccaccatgaacaggcggaggaggaggaggaggaggaggaggaagcgaaccAAGATCTCTTCACGAGTTCCCAGAGTATCATCAGAAACACAGAGAGCAACGCAGAGCCTCGAGAGCGTGACCGAGGCTCCGCCGGAGCAGAAGAGCACAGACCACCTTCCCCGAACCTGGACTCAGACCAGTACACGCAAGCGTTCCTACGGGAGCTGGTGGCCAGACACCACGCCACCGCCGAGGACCAGTCAGACATCGAGGAGATCCTGGACAACCTGGACCTGGAGGCCGAGGAGACAGTGCCGGTACACCCCCGACACCCGCACGCCCACCTTCTCCACCAGCTGGCCAATGGCAGTGAGCCTGAGAGCGGCGAGGACGAGGAGCCAATAACCCGAAGACCCCTGAACGGCATGAGACTCCCGCCGCGCCACGCCGGCGTCCCGGTGTTCGGTGAGCGCTGggtggaggaggtaaggaggagcaTCCTGGAGGACGCggactgggaggaggagatcgagtcctccatcaacacatcggaggaggagggcagcgtGGACGACCTCAACGTGGAGACGCCGGAGGAGTCGAGCCTGGCTGAGGACGACTCCAGCTGGCAGGACGACGACAGCGTGTTCGAGGAAGAGAGCGTGAGTCCCGCCAGCAGCGCGGGGAGGGTGGCGGCGGCTGAGGGAGCGGCGGGGAACGCGGAAGGGAACAACGCCCTGGACGGCCCGCCAAGAACCCAAACAGATAGTGCCGACCCCAGGACGCCCCCGCCGCTGCCTGCTGATGACGAGGACTCCAATACCACCTCGTGTTCCAGCCTTAGCCTCGCCTCCCTGCATGACTCCCCGGTGCACGCTGGCCACATACCGCAGGCCTCCCAAGACCCCCCCTGGGCCAAAGCGGGGGAGGGGAACAAACACCGCAAATcatcaggaagggaaggaaaaacaggaatagAAGATTCACCTCATCCTCAGTTCCCGGTGCGTGACGTCAGCACGGCCCGGGGCGGCTTGGGTGAGTCAGCAGCGACGGCACCCGCGGCGGCAGAGTCAGCCCTTTCCTGCGTCAGCAGTGATGCAAGTGGCGGTGACGCGGCGTCCCTTCAATTATTGAAGGAGGATCACCCGACGCCACAAGAAATAGAGGACATTGTGGAGCTCGAGGGACTTGTGCAACGCCCCGGGGCTCGAAGTGGCGCCTCGAAACAGCGAGGATCGAGCTGCAGCACGCGTGACGCCCTCAGGAGCTCCCACGAGGCATTCGTCAGGGGACACAACATCACAG GGCGGAGGGAAGGACCTGGCGTTGGCTGGGGAGCGCCGGGGGACTGGACTGACCACGAGGGGGAGGAATAG